The genomic DNA GGGCATTTGCAGACTGAACCATTGCTCGGTAACGGCTTTGCGATCTTTCAAACCGGCGTAGCTCATATTGCGGGCAGAAATACCGGCGAATTTTGCCAGTTGCTCGCCTACAAACAAGGTGTTGCAATCGGTTTTGCGTACTTTCACGACAACAAATTCGCCGTCGCCACTCATGTCGTAGCCAAGCTGTTCTTTGACCACAAAATCTGCACATTCCGCTTTTAAAAGTGCGGTCTGTTTTGGCGGTGTTTTTTGCAGATAGGCTAAATCCATCATGATTTGCGTACCAATAAGGCGACTGCTTCGCAGGCAATGCCTTCACCGCGACCGGTAAAGCCAAGCTTTTCTGAGGTGGTGGCTTTGACGTTGACTTGTTCGATGTCAACAGACAAATCCTGTGCGATCAGGGCGCGCATGGCATCAATATGCGGGCGCATTTTCGGTGCTTGGGCGATAATGGTCACATCCACGTTGCCTACGATATAGCCTTTTTCCTGTACTTGACGGTACGCTTCCCGTAGTAACACGCGGCTGTCTGCGCCTTTGTATTGCATGTCCGTGTCGGGAAATAATTTGCCAATGTCACCCAAAGCTACAGCGCCGAGTAAGGCATCGGTTAGCGCATGGAGCGCCACATCCCCGTCGGAATGGGCGATAAAGCCTTTATCAAAGGGGATGGTGACGCCGCCGATAATGAGCGGATTGTCGGTGCCGAAAGCGTGAACATCAAAACCATGGCCGATTCGTATCATTTTGTCTTCCTCATTAAATAAAATTCCGCCAGCGCCAAATCTTCCGGACGGGTAACTTTAATATTGTCGCTACGTCCCGCCACCAAGTGCGGTTGAAATCCCGCAAGTTCCATGGCAGAGGCTTCATCAGTCACGGCAAGCTGTTGCTGTTGGGCGTGGATTAACGCGTTTCGTAATAGCTCCGCGCGGAAAAACTGCGGCGTCTGCGCCAACCAAAGTTGGCTGCGATCTTCGGTGTGGGCAATTTGTTGTGAAGGCAGCGCACGCTTGATGGTATCCGTCGCCGGAATCGCCAAAATCGCGCCGTTGTCATCAGT from Aggregatibacter aphrophilus ATCC 33389 includes the following:
- the ispF gene encoding 2-C-methyl-D-erythritol 2,4-cyclodiphosphate synthase translates to MIRIGHGFDVHAFGTDNPLIIGGVTIPFDKGFIAHSDGDVALHALTDALLGAVALGDIGKLFPDTDMQYKGADSRVLLREAYRQVQEKGYIVGNVDVTIIAQAPKMRPHIDAMRALIAQDLSVDIEQVNVKATTSEKLGFTGRGEGIACEAVALLVRKS